The Anguilla rostrata isolate EN2019 unplaced genomic scaffold, ASM1855537v3 scaf0098, whole genome shotgun sequence genome contains a region encoding:
- the LOC135246258 gene encoding uncharacterized protein LOC135246258: MDPNRSETAQPLVALARMLEGMAQMQERQAAVHAEQMEALRAQASLQTQALRQLAAAGETSSRDPPSRSPLRIHIPKMTADDDIQAFVESFEVAAEACQWPHEEWVVHLLPLLTGEAQQAAHGLPPGARADYKIVKRAILDRLGCSPEDYRRRFRTAKLVAEDRPFAYAQRLTHMARRWLQPETRSAGGVVEQVILEQFLEGLPEGTANWVRCHRPTNLEGAVTLAEDHLVLYPSAQQQARPEPAPRRRPPPRAGPFPVPRALPPPLPPTNPPFFPIPSPGPGSVAGGSGSQRAPQTLGPGCWRCGQLGHLRRDCPLMEVGQVVRVVGPPTSAPDQEGAYCIPTDASDRGLGAVLTQQVEGVDRPVLYLSRKLSQREARYSTVEKECLAIRWAVGSLRYYLLGRPFTLCSDHAPLQWLHRMKDTNPRITRWYLALQPFNFKVVHRPGAQMVVADFLSRPEGGGGGVGHRPDGSPA; encoded by the exons ATGGACCCAAACCGAAGCGAGACGGCGCAGCCTCTCGTAGCGCTGgcgaggatgctggaggggatggcccAGATGCAGGAGCGGCAGGCGGCCGTACACGCAGAGCAGATGGAGGCTCTGCGTGCACAAGCCTCCCTCCAGACCCAGGCGCTGCGACAGCTGGCTGCCGCCGGGGAAACCAGCTCCCGGGACCCGCCGTCCCGATCCCCTCTCCGGATCCACATACCAAAAATGACCGCCGACGATGACATCCAGGCCTTCGTGGAAAGTTTTGAGGTGGCAGCGGAGGCGTGTCAGTGGCCCCACGAGGAGTGGGTTGTACACCTCCTGCCCCTTTTAACTGGGGAAGCCCAGCAGGCGGCGCATGGACTGCCGCCCGGAGCCCGGGCGGATTACAAGATTGTGAAGAGGGCGATCCTGGACCGGCTGGGCTGCAGCCCGGAGGATTACCGGCGCCGGTTCCGGACGGCGAAACTGGTGGCGGAGGACCGTCCCTTCGCATACGCCCAAAGGCTGACCCACATGGCCCGGCGTTGGCTGCAGCCAGAGACCCGGTCCGCCGGGGGCGTGGTGGAGCAGGTTATACTGGAACAGTTCCTGGAAGGGTTGCCGGAGGGAACGGCCAATTGGGTGCGCTGCCATCGCCCGACCAACCTAGAGGGGGCGGTTaccctggcggaggaccacTTAGTGCTATACCCCAGCGCCCAGCAGCAAGCACGGCCGGAACCGGCGCCTAGGAGGAGACCCCCTCCTCGGGCTGGCCCCTTCCCTGTCCCCCgggctctgccccctcccttgcCTCCAACtaatccccccttttttccgattccctctccaggtccaggctcagtggcggggGGCTCCGGCTCGCAGAGGGCGCCTCAGACGCtcggaccggggtgttggcggtgcggacagctgggtcacctgcgccgcgaTTGTCCACTTATGGAAGTGGGGCAGGTGGTCCGGGTGGTCGGGCCGCCCACTTCCGCTCCCGATCAGGAGGGAGCGTACTGCATCCCG ACCGACGcatcggacagagggctgggggctgttttgacccagcaggtggagggagtcgaccgcccGGTGCTGTACCTCAGCCGCAAACTATCCCAGCGGGAGGCGAGGTACAGCACGGTAGAAAAGGAGTGCCTTGCCATCCGGTGGGCGGTCGGGTCCCTGCGCTACTACCTgctgggtcgcccattcaccctctgttcggaccacgctcccctccaatggctccaccgcatgaaggataccaaccCGCGAATCACCCGGTGGTATCTGGCTCTACAACCCTTTAATTTTAAGGTGGTTCATAGGCCGGGGGCGCAGATGGTggtggcggacttcctctctcgccccgaagggggtggggggggggtcggtcatcggccggatggctccccggcctaa
- the LOC135246257 gene encoding olfactory receptor 52Z1P-like gives MENVSAVTSFILTAYTELEDHRYLYFICFLLLYIMIIVANSVLITVIYIERGLHEPMYLFICSLAVNGIFGSTSLLPSMLVFLLSHSYEISLTQCLLQIYCLHSYAIVEFTILAVMSYDRYAAICHPLHYHLLMSPKKLYAAITLSWVIPFIYFALFFIMTVQLTFCGKIIEKVYCANFPLVKLSCFDTNVQNILGLALTFVSPLTQILMILFSYGQIFRICLFASKESQTKAIRTCTPHLLTLINFSVGILFEVIQSRFNMSHVPHKARIFLSVHMVIFPPLFNPVIYGISIQAIKDQIFRWFSSKKISEPHPM, from the coding sequence ATGGAAAATGTATCAGCAGTGACATCCTTCATATTGACGGCATACACTGAACTGGAAGATCACAGATATTTATACTTCAtatgttttcttcttttatacATTATGATTATAGTGGCCAATTCAGTACTAATAACAGTAATATACATTGAGAGAGGTCTGCATGAAcccatgtatttgtttatatgtagCTTAGCTGTGAATGGAATATTTGGGAGCACATCTTTATTACCATCTATGCTTGTCTTTTTGTTGTCTCATAGTTATGAAATATCTCTGACCCAATGTCTGTTACAGATATATTGTTTACACTCATATGCTATAGTTGAATTTACTATTTTAGCAGTGATGAGCTATGACCGGTATGCTGCTATTTGTCACCCATTACACTATCACCTCCTCATGTCTCCTAAGAAGCTATATGCAGCTATTACATTATCCTGGGTGATTCCCTTCATTTACTTTGCCCTTTTTTTCATAATGACTGTTCAGCTGACATTTTGTGGCAAGATTATTGAAAAAGTGTATTGTGCCAATTTTCCTTTAGTTAAACTGTCTTGTTTTGATACGAATGTTCAGAATATTCTTGGACTGGCATTAACTTTTGTCTCACCTTTAACTCAGATCCTCATGATACTGTTTTCCTATGGACAAATATTCAGAATCTGCCTATTTGCTTCTAAGGAATCTCAAACCAAAGCTATTCGAACATGCACCCCACACTTACTAACTCTGATTAACTTTTCTGTGGGAATCTTATTTGAGGTCATCCAGAGTCGTTTCAACATGAGTCACGTACCTCATAAAGCTCGCATATTCCTATCTGTACACATGGTCATATTTCCCCCATTGTTCAATCCTGTAATTTATGGAATTAGCATTCAAGCCATTAAAGATCAGATTTTTAGATGGTttagcagtaaaaaaataagtgaaccCCACCCAATGTga